From a region of the Helianthus annuus cultivar XRQ/B chromosome 5, HanXRQr2.0-SUNRISE, whole genome shotgun sequence genome:
- the LOC110941618 gene encoding nucleolar protein 56, with translation MALYLLYESASGYGLFLAHGIDEIGQNTEAVRNSVTDLNRFGKVVKLAAFNPFESALDALNQCNAVSEGQMTDELRNFLELSLPKVKEGKKPKFSLGVADPKIGSHIHEETKIPCQSNEFVLELIRGVRLHFDRFIENLKPGDLEKAQLGLGHSYSRAKVKFNVNRVDNMVIQAIFLLDTLDKDVNSFSMRVREWYSWHFPELVKIVNDNYLYAKLAKYIEDKSELSEDKLSGLIDILGDEDKAKEVIEAAKASMGQDLSPIDLINVKMFAQKVMDLAEYRKKLYDYLVSKMSDIAPNLAALIGEVVGARLISHAGSLTNLAKCPSSTLQILGAEKALFRALKTKGNTPKYGLIFHSSFIGRASAKNKGRMARYLANKCSIASRIDCFSEKSTTSFGDKLREQVEERLDFYDKGVAPRKNIDVMKSAMEDVANQDTEMDVDKSSEPESKKSKKKKSKSKSAEDEVTVADGDASEVKTEKKKKKKRSHEEEEEATQTNGKGNGDDDTEKKKKKKKSKDVEMEDASEGKKKKKKKKAAD, from the exons ATGGCGTTGTATCTTCTCTACGAATCTGCTTCTGGATACGGCCTGTTTCTGGCACACGGCATCGACGAAATCGGTCAAAACACGGAGGCTGTTCGTAACTCAGTAACCGATCTCAATCGCTTCGGAAAAGTTGTAAAACTTGCTGCGTTTAATCCGTTCGAGTCTGCTCTCGATGCTCTTAATCAGTGCAATGCTGTTTCCGAAG GACAAATGACTGATGAATTGAGGAACTTTTTGGAGCTTAGCCTTCCTAAAGTCAAGGAAGGTAAGAAGCCTAAGTTCAGCTTAGGAGTAGCTGATCCGAAAATTGGATCTCACATCCATGAGGAAACAAAGATCCCATGCCAAAGCAATGAGTTTGTTCTGGAGCTCATTCGTGGTGTTCGTCTGCATTTCGATAGGTTCATTGAGAATCTCAAG CCTGGTGATTTGGAGAAAGCACAACTTGGTCTGGGCCACAGTTACAGTAGGGCAAAGGTCAAGTTCAACGTCAACCGTGTTGATAATATGGTCATTCAAGCAATCTTTCTTCTTGATACTCTTGATAAGGATGTCAATTCTTTTTCCATGAGAGTCAG GGAGTGGTACTCTTGGCATTTTCCAGAGCTTGTAAAGATTGTCAATGACAACTATCTGTACGCTAAACTTGCGAAATACATTGAGGACAAATCAGAGTTGTCTGAAGATAAACTATCTGGCTTAATAGATATACTCGGTGATGAAGATAAAGCAAAGGAAGTAATAGAAGCTGCCAAAGCATCCATGG GTCAAGATTTGTCACCAATTGACTTGATCAACGTCAAGATGTTTGCACAAAAGGTGATGGATCTTGCTGAATACAGGAAGAAGCTTTATGATTATCTTGTTTCGAAAATGAGTGACATAGCACCTAATTTGGCCGCATTAATCGGTGAAGTTGTTGGTGCTCGTTTGATATCTCATGCCGGTAGCCTTACAAATCTTGCCAAGTGCCCTTCTTCTACTCTTCAAATCCTTGGTGCTGAAAAGGCTCTTTTTAG GGCTTTGAAAACCAAAGGAAACACGCCAAAATATGGTCTTATTTTCCATTCATCGTTTATTGGGCGTGCATCTGCTAAAAATAAAGGTCGGATGGCTCGTTATCTAGCAAACAAGTGCTCTATTGCATCCAGAATTGATTGCTTCTCAG AGAAAAGTACAACTTCTTTTGGAGATAAACTTCGTGAACAAGTTGAGGAGCGTCTTGACTTTTATGACAAGGGCGTTGCGCCTCGTAAAAACATTGACGTGATGAAATCCGCTATGGAAGACGTTGCAAATCAAG ATACAGAAATGGACGTGGACAAATCCTCCGAACCCGAGTCAaagaaaagcaagaaaaagaaatCAAAAAGCAAGTCTGCGGAAGATGAAGTCACTGTTGCAGATGGAGATGCTTCGGAAGTAAAGAccgagaaaaagaagaaaaagaagcggtcacatgaagaagaagaagaagcaacACAAACCAACGGCAAAGGAAACGGCGATGATGACAcagaaaagaagaaaaagaagaaaaagagcaAAGATGTTGAAATGGAGGATGCTAGTGAAggtaagaagaagaaaaagaagaagaaagctgCAGATTAA